In a genomic window of Paracoccaceae bacterium:
- a CDS encoding ester cyclase gives MTPLRGTMYDFDLADLRRVLCEICAPDVVFNLAFPFETIGGVDAYVDQVYAPLLRAWPDLERRDHIVMAGSTPEGCDWVGCGGFYLGTFTDAWLDIPPSGHTAHMRFHEFYRFKDGKLVEMQALWDIPEVMMQSEAWPMTPSLGREWHIPGPATCDGIITAPYDDKKGRATCQHIIDMLEFLKRHPSQGGPEVMQMERFWHPRMTWYGPAGIGTGRGIDGFRKWHQIPFLNGMPDRGQYVDEIEYHFFGDHNYAAVTGWPDMYQSITHGGWLGIAPTGQKIEMRSLDFWRVENGLIRENWVLVDLLHMYDQIGVDVFARMREFNKARSGFDSETGKAL, from the coding sequence ATGACGCCGCTGCGCGGGACGATGTATGATTTTGACCTTGCAGATCTGCGTCGGGTTTTGTGCGAGATCTGTGCGCCTGATGTGGTGTTTAACCTTGCCTTCCCGTTTGAAACCATCGGCGGAGTGGATGCCTATGTGGACCAGGTGTACGCACCCTTGTTACGTGCATGGCCAGACCTAGAGCGGCGAGATCATATCGTTATGGCGGGGTCGACGCCGGAGGGCTGTGATTGGGTCGGCTGTGGTGGGTTCTATCTTGGCACCTTCACGGACGCCTGGCTGGACATCCCACCATCCGGCCATACCGCGCATATGAGATTTCATGAGTTTTATCGTTTCAAAGATGGCAAGTTGGTGGAAATGCAGGCGCTTTGGGATATCCCAGAAGTGATGATGCAGTCTGAGGCCTGGCCAATGACCCCCAGCCTCGGGCGAGAATGGCATATACCAGGGCCTGCCACCTGTGATGGTATCATAACCGCGCCTTACGATGATAAAAAGGGCCGTGCCACCTGTCAGCATATTATCGATATGCTGGAATTCCTGAAACGCCACCCTTCCCAAGGTGGGCCGGAAGTCATGCAGATGGAACGGTTCTGGCATCCGCGGATGACATGGTATGGGCCGGCGGGCATTGGCACGGGGCGCGGCATCGACGGGTTTCGCAAGTGGCACCAGATCCCATTCCTGAATGGTATGCCGGATCGCGGTCAATACGTGGATGAGATCGAATATCATTTCTTTGGTGATCACAATTATGCTGCCGTAACCGGTTGGCCAGATATGTATCAGTCCATTACCCATGGGGGGTGGCTTGGGATTGCGCCGACTGGGCAAAAGATCGAAATGCGCAGCTTGGATTTCTGGCGCGTGGAAAACGGATTGATACGCGAAAACTGGGTATTGGTGGACCTGTTGCACATGTATGATCAGATTGGCGTGGATGTTTTTGCGCGCATGCGGGAATTTAACAAGGCCCGTTCGGGATTTGACAGCGAAACGGGGAAGGCACTTTGA
- a CDS encoding ester cyclase: MKGSRPEQAILSRDTDMSKTDETRAVIEGMVDGLNDHRIDDIGAFFAESFRWMGNQGCGSKTGLQEFQDNWQRPFQAAFSDKVCVDEARLFMGEWAAAFGRQEATHSGDFMGVAATGKRIEIRYMDFWKVEQGRITDNWVMVDFPHVLDQLGRDVFQGEGWEAFDRGEKTPPRPAS, from the coding sequence TTGAAGGGTTCGAGACCAGAACAGGCGATACTCAGTCGCGACACTGACATGAGCAAGACAGATGAAACCCGCGCCGTGATCGAAGGCATGGTGGATGGATTGAACGATCACAGAATAGACGACATCGGTGCGTTTTTCGCCGAAAGTTTTCGTTGGATGGGCAATCAGGGATGTGGGTCAAAAACCGGGTTGCAGGAGTTTCAGGACAATTGGCAACGCCCGTTTCAGGCGGCTTTTTCGGATAAGGTTTGTGTGGATGAAGCGCGCCTGTTCATGGGTGAATGGGCTGCGGCCTTCGGGCGCCAGGAAGCTACGCATTCGGGGGACTTCATGGGCGTTGCTGCCACCGGCAAGCGGATCGAAATCCGCTACATGGATTTCTGGAAGGTCGAGCAGGGCCGCATTACTGACAATTGGGTGATGGTCGATTTTCCCCACGTATTGGACCAGTTGGGCCGAGATGTATTTCAGGGTGAAGGCTGGGAGGCTTTTGATCGGGGCGAAAAGACGCCGCCGCGCCCTGCGTCTTGA
- a CDS encoding ABC transporter ATP-binding protein — protein sequence MAEIQLRNINKRWGSFVGVDNFDLTIADQEFLVLLGPSGCGKTTTMRMIAGLEDATDGEIIIDGRVVNDLDPKDRDVAMVFQSYGLYPNMNVYDNIRFPLKVRKIPENEHDERVRRASAMVELDEFLHRKPAELSGGQRQRVALARAIVREPNVFLMDEPLSNLDAKLRVSTRAQIKNLSHELKVTTVYVTHDQIEAMTLADRVVVMKQGKVQQVGTPTDIYDHPENTFVASFIGSPAMNLMDGSISGGVFSGDKVSIPGLSGGEGPVILGFRAEDATLAEGTNGQITAPIYTIELLGDATMLTVRAGGQLVSVKAHKEFRAEIGDIVSFDVPVSICHLFDEKTGTRINAA from the coding sequence ATGGCTGAAATTCAACTGCGAAACATCAACAAGCGGTGGGGAAGCTTTGTAGGCGTCGATAATTTCGACCTCACAATTGCGGATCAGGAATTTCTTGTCTTGCTGGGTCCGTCGGGCTGCGGAAAGACAACAACCATGCGGATGATTGCCGGGCTGGAAGATGCCACAGATGGCGAGATCATTATCGACGGCAGAGTAGTCAACGATCTGGATCCCAAGGATCGCGATGTCGCGATGGTGTTTCAGTCTTATGGTCTTTATCCGAACATGAACGTCTACGATAACATCCGCTTTCCGCTGAAAGTTCGGAAAATTCCCGAAAACGAACACGACGAACGTGTACGACGTGCATCGGCCATGGTTGAATTGGATGAATTTCTCCATCGCAAGCCTGCCGAACTCTCCGGCGGCCAACGCCAGCGCGTTGCGCTCGCGCGGGCAATTGTACGCGAGCCTAATGTCTTTTTGATGGATGAACCACTGTCGAACCTCGATGCAAAACTGCGCGTGTCGACGCGCGCTCAAATCAAGAACCTGAGCCACGAACTCAAAGTGACGACTGTTTACGTAACACATGACCAGATTGAGGCCATGACGTTGGCGGATCGGGTGGTCGTTATGAAACAGGGCAAGGTGCAACAGGTCGGCACGCCCACGGACATCTATGATCATCCGGAAAACACCTTCGTGGCGAGCTTTATCGGCAGCCCGGCAATGAACCTGATGGATGGTTCGATCAGCGGCGGAGTATTCAGCGGCGACAAAGTCTCAATCCCCGGACTGTCTGGCGGTGAGGGGCCGGTCATTCTGGGATTTCGTGCCGAGGATGCGACCTTGGCGGAGGGCACCAACGGCCAGATCACGGCACCCATCTATACCATCGAGTTATTGGGTGATGCGACGATGTTGACGGTGCGCGCAGGCGGACAACTCGTTTCAGTCAAAGCGCACAAGGAGTTTCGTGCCGAGATCGGGGATATAGTGTCTTTCGACGTGCCGGTCTCCATCTGTCATTTGTTTGATGAAAAAACCGGGACGCGCATCAACGCGGCTTGA
- a CDS encoding extracellular solute-binding protein has translation MFFRKIALAGAISLMGSASFATCSYENTTPIKSLSAGFEAWKAVTDAMAECGNFQAELDQEFRTKQPAAFEANPSLYQIGGVSNGTITPLINAGTIRPLDDLVAKYGQNLTPNQLIRINGEIMAVAMMVNTQHLMYRSDVFADLGIDVPTSWDEVYAAAEKIQAAGVVDYPLGATMKSGWNLAQEFVNMYPGFGGKFFNEDNTAAVNSDAGMQALATMQKALAFTDPEVLVSDSTYVQQQFQQGKIAMANLWASRAGAMNDAAESQVVGKVAMAAAPAAVEGGAPATTLWWDGIVIAKNITDEEADAAFRLAMEGLDAETVQGANEAAIWLVQGYEPTDIAAGAIATATANPAPPAYPSTTQMGLMHTVLGNELPAFLTGERDAQATLVAIEEAYTTSAKEAGVLK, from the coding sequence ATGTTTTTTAGGAAAATTGCACTGGCGGGCGCGATCTCGCTTATGGGGAGCGCTTCTTTTGCGACCTGTTCTTACGAAAATACCACCCCGATCAAATCATTGTCGGCGGGATTTGAAGCTTGGAAAGCAGTTACAGACGCCATGGCGGAATGCGGAAACTTTCAAGCAGAGCTGGATCAGGAATTCCGCACAAAACAGCCTGCAGCTTTTGAGGCCAACCCATCGCTATACCAGATCGGGGGCGTCTCGAACGGGACAATCACACCGCTGATCAATGCCGGGACCATTCGTCCACTGGATGATCTGGTGGCAAAATATGGGCAGAACCTTACGCCAAACCAACTCATTCGCATCAACGGCGAAATTATGGCCGTTGCAATGATGGTGAATACGCAGCACCTGATGTACCGTTCGGATGTGTTCGCGGATCTGGGCATCGACGTTCCGACAAGCTGGGACGAAGTCTATGCGGCCGCTGAGAAAATTCAGGCGGCGGGCGTGGTGGATTACCCCTTGGGAGCAACCATGAAATCCGGCTGGAATCTCGCGCAGGAATTCGTGAACATGTATCCGGGCTTTGGCGGAAAATTCTTCAATGAGGATAACACGGCGGCCGTCAATTCCGACGCGGGTATGCAAGCGCTCGCTACGATGCAAAAGGCGCTGGCATTCACTGATCCAGAAGTTCTTGTGAGTGATTCAACCTATGTTCAGCAACAGTTTCAGCAGGGCAAGATCGCGATGGCAAACCTGTGGGCGAGCCGTGCCGGTGCCATGAATGATGCGGCGGAAAGCCAGGTTGTTGGAAAGGTTGCGATGGCCGCCGCTCCGGCGGCTGTTGAAGGCGGAGCGCCAGCAACGACACTTTGGTGGGACGGTATCGTCATCGCCAAGAATATTACGGACGAGGAAGCCGATGCGGCCTTCCGTCTGGCGATGGAAGGGCTTGATGCGGAGACGGTTCAGGGCGCAAATGAAGCTGCGATCTGGTTGGTGCAAGGCTATGAACCAACAGATATCGCTGCAGGTGCGATCGCTACTGCGACAGCCAATCCGGCACCTCCTGCATACCCTTCAACCACGCAGATGGGTTTGATGCATACGGTTTTGGGCAACGAGTTGCCCGCGTTCTTAACCGGCGAACGTGACGCTCAAGCGACGCTCGTGGCCATTGAAGAAGCCTATACGACCTCTGCCAAAGAAGCGGGCGTTTTGAAGTAA
- a CDS encoding carbohydrate ABC transporter permease, which translates to MSTPKAMQQSLALRLSSGAFLAFWCVLAAFPIFWIAVMSFKSPVDAFAASPWDVIFGPATRAGGDGLSVIDIAFGLVVIFFAIRWAFTKLPAMVQIYCPPGLMILGWIFGAVLYAVGFVLIFFGLMPLILGVLNSLLGPLGAPVLGLTTEHYVAVWGENEFYRNFLNSMLVTAGVVTISLTVGTLAGYGLARSGSDLAFWLLILALVFRALPHSVLVAGYLPVFINSSEILRPILGEGAPTLYGQPWAVIAVLVSINQPFTIWMLRSFFQNIPAELDEAARVDGCSHFQAFRRVIMPVMWPGVITTGLFSFLLGYNDFLVTSLLLDAQNQTMVPAIAGYFNRETTTTDQVEAVAAAVSITAPLFLLVMVFQRQIVSGLTAGAVKG; encoded by the coding sequence ATGTCCACGCCCAAAGCCATGCAGCAGTCGTTGGCACTGCGTCTATCATCTGGTGCGTTCCTCGCCTTCTGGTGTGTTCTGGCCGCCTTTCCGATCTTTTGGATTGCGGTCATGAGTTTCAAATCCCCCGTGGATGCTTTTGCGGCCAGCCCGTGGGATGTGATCTTCGGTCCAGCGACTCGCGCCGGGGGCGATGGCCTTTCGGTGATCGACATCGCCTTTGGGTTGGTGGTGATCTTTTTTGCCATCCGTTGGGCCTTTACCAAACTGCCCGCGATGGTGCAGATCTACTGCCCGCCGGGTCTGATGATCCTGGGGTGGATCTTTGGTGCCGTGCTTTATGCGGTTGGTTTCGTGCTGATCTTCTTTGGTCTCATGCCGTTGATTCTGGGCGTGCTGAACAGCCTGCTGGGCCCTCTCGGAGCACCCGTGCTGGGCCTGACGACCGAACACTACGTCGCGGTCTGGGGTGAAAACGAATTCTACCGCAACTTCCTGAACTCCATGCTGGTGACGGCGGGTGTGGTCACGATTTCGCTGACGGTGGGAACGTTGGCGGGCTACGGCCTCGCGCGGTCCGGCTCTGATCTGGCGTTCTGGCTGCTGATCCTCGCGCTCGTGTTTCGTGCTCTGCCACATTCCGTACTTGTGGCGGGTTATCTGCCAGTTTTCATCAATTCCTCAGAGATCCTGCGCCCGATTCTTGGTGAAGGCGCTCCAACGCTTTATGGCCAGCCCTGGGCGGTTATCGCGGTGCTGGTCTCGATCAACCAACCCTTCACCATCTGGATGCTGCGGTCCTTCTTCCAGAATATTCCGGCCGAACTTGATGAGGCTGCCCGTGTGGATGGATGCAGCCATTTTCAAGCTTTCCGCCGGGTGATCATGCCAGTCATGTGGCCGGGCGTCATCACAACAGGTCTGTTCAGCTTTCTGCTGGGGTACAACGATTTCCTCGTCACCTCGCTGCTGCTGGATGCGCAAAACCAGACGATGGTCCCGGCGATCGCGGGGTATTTCAACCGTGAAACCACAACCACGGATCAGGTTGAAGCCGTGGCGGCTGCGGTCTCGATTACTGCGCCTCTGTTTCTCTTGGTTATGGTGTTTCAACGCCAAATCGTATCGGGTCTGACGGCGGGGGCTGTGAAGGGCTGA
- a CDS encoding SDR family oxidoreductase, producing MDLPRTPKFDLTGERALVTGASSGIGLGCAIALAEAGAHVVCAARRADVLEASVNAMAAQGLSVEAMQLDQTDIAALPDVFVAPFEIVINSAGLARHSPAVETTPDDFDAVMNINLRGAYFLSSHAAKALMKAGKRGSIIHISSQMGHVGGVDRAVYCASKHALEGMVKSMAIEWGKSGIRINTICPTFIRTPLSAVTFDNPERLAWIMEKIKLPRVGEVEDIMGAALFLASDASAMITGTSLKIDGGWTAG from the coding sequence ATGGACCTGCCAAGAACGCCGAAATTTGATCTGACCGGCGAGCGCGCCTTGGTGACGGGCGCGTCGTCAGGCATTGGGTTGGGGTGTGCCATTGCATTGGCAGAAGCGGGCGCACATGTGGTTTGTGCAGCGCGTCGAGCGGATGTGCTCGAAGCCTCGGTGAACGCAATGGCGGCGCAGGGCTTATCGGTCGAAGCCATGCAACTGGATCAAACGGATATTGCGGCTTTGCCGGATGTTTTTGTTGCGCCGTTTGAAATTGTAATCAACTCAGCAGGTCTTGCGCGGCATTCCCCTGCGGTTGAAACGACACCGGATGATTTTGACGCCGTGATGAATATTAATCTGCGCGGTGCGTATTTCCTCTCAAGCCATGCGGCAAAGGCACTGATGAAGGCTGGTAAAAGAGGTTCTATTATCCATATCTCGAGTCAGATGGGCCATGTGGGTGGTGTGGATCGCGCGGTATACTGCGCCTCCAAACATGCGTTGGAAGGCATGGTCAAATCCATGGCCATAGAGTGGGGCAAGTCCGGTATCCGCATCAACACGATTTGTCCGACGTTTATCCGCACCCCTCTTTCTGCCGTGACTTTTGACAACCCGGAACGGCTCGCGTGGATCATGGAAAAGATAAAACTGCCGCGCGTCGGGGAGGTAGAGGATATTATGGGCGCTGCGTTGTTTCTGGCTTCTGACGCCTCTGCGATGATTACGGGGACATCCTTGAAGATTGACGGCGGCTGGACGGCGGGTTGA
- the hisD gene encoding histidinol dehydrogenase, whose protein sequence is MTIEYLKTGKPALERAEDDAKTRASVEAILSDIEARGDVAVRELSEKFDNYAPASFKLSAAEIDDLIAQLSQRELDDIRFAQAQVRNFAQAQRDSMLDIEVETMPGVILGHKNIPVQSVGCYVPGGKFPMVASAHMSVATASVAKVPRIIACTPPFKGKPNPGVIAAMHLGGAHEIYVMGGIQAVGAMAIGTDTIDPVHMIVGPGNAYVAEAKRQLFGRVGIDLFAGPTETMVIADDTVDAELCATDLLGQAEHGYNSPAVLLTNSRKLAENTLREIDRILEILPTAETACVSWEDYGEVILCDTYDEMLAVADDIASEHVQVMTDRDDWFLENMTCYGALFLGARTNVANGDKVIGTNHTLPTKRAGRYTGGLWVGKFLKTHSYQKILTDEAAVEIGSYGSRLCMLEGFVGHAEQCNLRVRRYGGINIPYGEGAPAEETAE, encoded by the coding sequence GTGACGATTGAGTATTTGAAAACAGGCAAACCTGCATTGGAACGCGCGGAAGATGACGCGAAAACGCGCGCGTCGGTTGAGGCTATTCTGTCTGATATCGAGGCGCGGGGTGACGTCGCCGTGCGCGAGCTATCTGAAAAATTCGACAATTACGCTCCCGCCAGTTTCAAACTGAGTGCTGCAGAGATTGACGATTTAATCGCGCAACTGTCTCAGCGCGAGTTGGACGACATTAGGTTTGCCCAAGCGCAGGTGCGCAATTTCGCGCAGGCACAACGGGACAGCATGCTCGATATCGAAGTGGAAACCATGCCTGGCGTTATTCTGGGCCACAAAAATATCCCGGTGCAATCCGTGGGCTGTTACGTGCCCGGCGGTAAATTTCCTATGGTGGCCAGTGCGCATATGTCGGTTGCCACCGCGAGTGTCGCAAAGGTACCGCGCATCATCGCTTGCACGCCCCCGTTTAAGGGCAAACCAAATCCGGGCGTCATCGCCGCGATGCATTTGGGTGGCGCGCATGAGATTTACGTCATGGGCGGTATTCAGGCGGTCGGTGCCATGGCCATTGGCACGGACACGATTGATCCGGTTCACATGATCGTAGGGCCCGGCAATGCCTATGTGGCTGAGGCAAAAAGACAGCTTTTCGGGCGCGTCGGCATTGATCTGTTCGCAGGACCCACCGAGACGATGGTAATTGCCGATGATACGGTGGATGCGGAACTATGCGCCACTGATCTGCTGGGTCAGGCAGAGCACGGATACAATTCGCCTGCTGTTTTGCTGACCAATTCGCGTAAACTGGCGGAAAATACCCTTCGCGAAATCGACCGTATTCTTGAGATCCTACCGACGGCAGAAACGGCCTGCGTCAGTTGGGAGGATTACGGAGAGGTGATCCTTTGTGATACATATGACGAGATGCTGGCGGTCGCGGATGACATCGCCTCGGAGCACGTACAGGTGATGACAGATCGTGATGATTGGTTCCTGGAAAACATGACCTGTTACGGCGCGCTTTTTCTGGGAGCACGCACGAATGTGGCCAATGGCGACAAGGTGATCGGGACAAATCACACTTTGCCTACCAAGAGAGCCGGACGGTACACTGGCGGGCTTTGGGTTGGGAAATTCCTTAAAACACATAGTTACCAGAAGATTTTGACGGATGAGGCGGCGGTAGAGATCGGGTCCTATGGGTCGCGCCTGTGTATGCTCGAAGGTTTCGTGGGCCATGCGGAGCAATGCAATCTGAGGGTGAGACGCTATGGTGGTATCAATATCCCCTACGGCGAAGGGGCCCCGGCAGAGGAAACCGCGGAGTAG
- a CDS encoding sugar ABC transporter permease has protein sequence MKFKTFAAFVGPSVFMMLLFIAAPLVSVFIQSFQVTQPILERVEVETCTPGFLTQTCTTETKTVPVLDDNGKTITQTRWVGLQSYQNVLQMDKFWEAVSNGSWRDIMQIDFWKALRFTLSFTLLTLPLVIGVGLAIALAVNNATRAIRGPIIFISLLPFIITPVIGSLSIYWLFVGDGILTAMMERWTGTNISMFAQAWTIELLMYFYRVWHVAPFAFVIFYAGLQTVNMDTLESAVIDGASRWERLRHVIVPHLMPLIVFIALIHLMDCYRVFEEIVGFRSQAHVISLQWLTYDFMTPDDAGNRAISRASASAMLTMIGIVFLLILPLRRTWRDHKGSAH, from the coding sequence ATGAAATTCAAGACATTCGCAGCCTTTGTAGGACCCTCCGTCTTTATGATGTTGCTATTCATCGCCGCGCCTTTGGTCAGCGTTTTCATCCAGAGCTTTCAGGTCACGCAACCCATTCTGGAGCGCGTGGAGGTTGAAACCTGCACGCCTGGTTTCCTGACCCAGACCTGTACGACCGAAACCAAAACCGTTCCCGTGCTTGATGACAATGGCAAGACCATTACACAGACCCGATGGGTTGGTTTGCAAAGCTACCAAAACGTTTTGCAAATGGACAAATTCTGGGAAGCCGTCAGCAACGGAAGCTGGCGCGATATTATGCAGATTGATTTTTGGAAAGCGCTGCGTTTCACGCTGTCTTTTACCCTGCTGACCTTGCCGCTCGTGATCGGTGTCGGGTTGGCCATTGCGTTGGCGGTGAACAACGCCACGCGCGCAATCCGGGGTCCAATCATCTTTATCTCTTTGTTGCCTTTTATCATCACGCCAGTGATCGGGTCATTGTCAATCTACTGGTTGTTTGTCGGAGACGGTATCCTGACCGCCATGATGGAGCGCTGGACGGGCACCAATATCTCCATGTTCGCACAGGCATGGACCATTGAGCTCCTGATGTATTTCTACCGGGTCTGGCACGTCGCGCCTTTTGCCTTCGTGATTTTTTATGCCGGGCTGCAGACCGTGAATATGGACACTCTGGAATCGGCCGTGATCGACGGTGCCAGTCGCTGGGAACGTCTGCGCCATGTGATCGTGCCGCATCTGATGCCGCTCATTGTCTTCATCGCGCTGATCCATCTGATGGACTGTTATCGCGTCTTTGAGGAAATTGTCGGTTTCCGCAGTCAGGCGCATGTGATCTCGCTGCAATGGCTGACGTATGACTTCATGACGCCGGATGATGCGGGCAACCGCGCGATTTCACGCGCCTCGGCCTCGGCCATGCTGACCATGATCGGGATTGTATTCTTGTTGATTCTGCCGCTGCGTCGCACATGGCGCGACCACAAAGGGAGCGCGCACTGA
- a CDS encoding thiamine pyrophosphate-dependent enzyme: MDRVQIVHENFLSRLTSQDFPEGRAPKGQLSNEVAFSLYKSQVLSRALDIESRAMQRAGQGFYTIGSSGHEGMAAIAQALRPDDIAFLHYRDAAFQIARAAQAGQNGMMRDILLSFACSSEDPTSGGRHKVLGSRALMIPPQTSTIASHLPKALGAAYSIGLTRRRAPEHQCLARDGLAMVSFGDASANHSTAQGMINAAGWTSVQGVPLPLLMVCEDNGIGISTKTPRGWTKASMQHRPGIAYFEADGLDIFDAFAVASEAAEYVRTKRKPAFLHLTTIRLYGHAGADVVTSYLPRAEVEADEANDPLLHSARLLIEAKAATADVLLQVYQDTLEAVHADAKLVVKRPHLQSAQDVMSSIVPPPRACAPSNGPDPKHRKSLFGSDFAQMDTPQPMSRLINWALHDLMLEHPETLVMGEDVGRKGGVYGVTQKLQARFGPDRVIDTLLDEQSILGLAIGMAHNGFIPMPEIQFLAYLHNAEDQLRGEAATLPFFSNGQWSNPMVLRIAGLGYQKGFGGHFHNDNSLAVLRDIPGLIVACPSNGHDAAQMLRECHRLAREEQRVCVFVEPIALYPMRDLHHEGDGAWMTPYPEPDARLPLGSIGVHGDGAEVAIVTYGNGHYLSRQAQEVLEAENIGTRVIDLRWLAPLPETALLEAIRGCHRILIVDECRRTGGQAEALMALFAENNVAQVARLSATDSFIATGPAYAATLPSRDSIVSAVKDLLGLYSSE; encoded by the coding sequence ATGGACCGCGTTCAAATCGTTCATGAAAATTTCCTGTCGCGTCTCACGTCTCAGGATTTCCCCGAAGGACGCGCACCAAAAGGTCAGCTTTCCAACGAGGTCGCTTTTAGCCTGTACAAGTCTCAGGTGCTGAGCCGCGCCTTGGATATTGAGAGCCGCGCGATGCAACGGGCGGGACAGGGGTTTTACACCATCGGTTCCTCGGGCCACGAAGGCATGGCCGCCATAGCACAAGCCCTGCGACCAGATGACATCGCTTTTCTGCATTACCGCGATGCGGCGTTTCAGATCGCACGGGCAGCGCAAGCCGGTCAGAATGGCATGATGCGCGACATTCTGCTGAGTTTCGCCTGCTCATCAGAGGATCCAACAAGTGGGGGGCGGCATAAAGTGCTGGGCAGCCGTGCTTTGATGATCCCGCCCCAAACATCCACCATCGCCAGTCATTTGCCAAAAGCTTTGGGAGCGGCCTATAGCATCGGGCTTACGCGCCGCCGTGCACCCGAACATCAATGCCTGGCACGTGACGGCCTTGCAATGGTCTCTTTTGGGGATGCGTCGGCCAATCATTCGACGGCGCAAGGCATGATCAACGCGGCAGGCTGGACTTCTGTCCAAGGGGTGCCTTTGCCGCTTTTGATGGTTTGTGAGGACAACGGCATTGGCATTTCGACGAAAACGCCAAGAGGCTGGACAAAGGCCTCGATGCAACATCGACCCGGCATTGCGTATTTCGAGGCGGATGGATTGGATATTTTTGATGCCTTCGCCGTGGCCAGCGAGGCGGCGGAATATGTCAGAACCAAACGCAAGCCCGCGTTCTTACATTTGACGACTATTCGGCTCTATGGGCATGCAGGCGCAGATGTTGTCACAAGCTATCTGCCGCGCGCTGAAGTTGAGGCCGATGAAGCGAATGATCCTCTTTTGCATAGTGCCCGGCTCTTGATCGAGGCAAAAGCGGCGACTGCGGATGTTTTGTTGCAAGTGTATCAAGATACGTTGGAGGCGGTTCACGCAGACGCGAAACTGGTTGTAAAACGCCCGCATCTGCAATCGGCACAAGACGTGATGTCGAGCATTGTGCCACCGCCGCGTGCCTGCGCTCCTAGTAACGGCCCTGATCCAAAACACCGCAAGAGCTTGTTTGGCTCAGATTTTGCGCAAATGGACACGCCGCAGCCGATGTCGCGTCTGATCAATTGGGCGTTGCACGATTTGATGTTGGAGCATCCTGAGACATTGGTTATGGGCGAAGATGTTGGCCGAAAAGGCGGCGTTTATGGCGTCACCCAAAAGCTGCAAGCGCGCTTTGGCCCTGATCGTGTGATTGATACGCTGTTGGATGAACAATCCATTTTGGGTCTGGCGATTGGCATGGCGCACAACGGATTTATCCCGATGCCGGAGATTCAATTCCTCGCATACCTGCACAATGCGGAGGACCAACTGCGCGGCGAAGCGGCAACACTACCGTTTTTCTCCAATGGTCAGTGGAGCAACCCAATGGTGTTGCGCATCGCGGGTTTGGGCTATCAAAAAGGGTTTGGCGGGCATTTTCACAACGACAATTCGCTGGCGGTGCTGCGGGACATACCGGGTCTGATTGTTGCGTGCCCATCAAACGGGCATGATGCGGCGCAGATGCTGCGCGAATGCCACCGGCTTGCGCGAGAAGAGCAGCGCGTCTGTGTGTTCGTGGAGCCGATTGCCTTGTATCCAATGCGAGATCTGCACCATGAAGGTGACGGGGCGTGGATGACACCGTATCCAGAACCAGATGCGCGGCTTCCGCTTGGATCCATTGGCGTCCACGGTGATGGGGCGGAGGTTGCGATCGTGACCTATGGCAACGGTCACTATCTGTCGCGACAGGCACAGGAGGTGTTGGAAGCCGAAAATATCGGAACGCGGGTCATTGACTTGCGCTGGCTGGCACCTTTGCCGGAAACCGCTCTGTTGGAGGCGATCCGAGGATGCCACCGCATTCTGATTGTAGATGAATGCCGTCGTACCGGCGGCCAGGCGGAAGCCTTGATGGCATTGTTTGCCGAAAACAACGTAGCACAAGTTGCGCGTTTAAGCGCGACGGATAGTTTCATTGCAACTGGACCGGCCTATGCCGCAACGCTTCCGTCACGGGACAGTATTGTGTCGGCGGTCAAAGATTTGTTGGGCTTATACAGCTCGGAATGA